One Sinobacterium caligoides genomic window carries:
- the fadB gene encoding fatty acid oxidation complex subunit alpha FadB, with protein sequence MSFQGKAISLSSLENDIYELKFDLQGESVNKFNSLTLTEFAEVVGLLKSKQGVKGLIVTSGKELFIAGADITEFAVLFAGSEEDLKTGNLQMNQVFNDFEDLAFPKVCAINGVALGGGLEMALACEFRVMAATAKVGLPEVKLGINPGFGGTVRLPRVIGADNAIEMVCTGNEYRADKALAYGVVDAVVAPELVRDAALAMLNDAIAGDFDYVARQEEKRSPLKLNDIERMMVFTSAKGVVIPQAGPFPAPKAALKSMEKSANLDREAAIEVEASFFVDLAKTEISSALVQLFLNSQSVEKIAKSYKSSSAPVAKAAVLGAGIMGGGIAYQSAVKGTPVVMKDINDAGIQLGLDEAKNLLAKRVNRGRMSADKMGDVLNNIHPTLNYGNFEEIDIVVEAVVENENVKKAVLAECEQHINKDAVLASNTSTISITRLAEALERPENFCGMHFFNPVHAMPLVEVIRGEKSSEETIARTVAYAVKMGKTPVVVNDCPGFFVNRVLFPYFAGFNLMVAEGADYRQVDKVMEKFGWPMGPAYLLDVVGIDTADHAGSVMANAFPDRLQFESDKQSAVDVMFKAGRFGQKNDKGFYKYELDRRGKSKKVECVDAIELVKSVGGFTKEFEADEVIARVMVPMVNEVMRCMDEGIVATAAEADMALIMGIGFPMFRGGALKYVDSIGAKAFCEMADRFAHLGALYTPTDSLRQMAASGQSFYGAGE encoded by the coding sequence ATGAGTTTTCAGGGTAAAGCCATCAGTTTGTCGTCTTTAGAGAACGACATCTATGAGTTAAAGTTCGACCTTCAGGGAGAGAGCGTCAACAAGTTCAACTCGCTCACTCTGACCGAGTTTGCGGAAGTGGTTGGGCTGCTCAAATCAAAGCAGGGTGTAAAAGGGCTTATCGTTACTAGTGGTAAGGAGCTCTTTATTGCCGGTGCTGATATCACCGAGTTTGCCGTCCTGTTCGCGGGGTCAGAAGAGGACCTTAAGACCGGCAACCTTCAAATGAATCAAGTTTTCAATGATTTCGAAGACCTAGCCTTCCCCAAAGTGTGTGCAATTAACGGTGTTGCCCTAGGTGGCGGCCTGGAAATGGCGCTTGCCTGTGAGTTCCGCGTAATGGCGGCTACCGCGAAGGTAGGATTGCCTGAAGTCAAGCTGGGTATTAATCCGGGCTTTGGCGGTACCGTACGACTTCCTCGAGTCATAGGTGCAGATAACGCGATAGAGATGGTGTGTACCGGTAATGAATACCGCGCAGACAAAGCGCTTGCCTACGGTGTTGTGGATGCTGTTGTAGCGCCTGAGCTTGTTCGAGATGCGGCTCTTGCGATGTTAAACGATGCCATCGCAGGTGATTTTGATTACGTTGCCCGTCAAGAAGAAAAGCGTTCACCTCTTAAGCTTAATGATATTGAGCGAATGATGGTGTTTACTTCGGCTAAAGGGGTTGTTATCCCTCAGGCGGGGCCTTTCCCTGCGCCGAAGGCTGCTCTTAAGTCTATGGAAAAGAGTGCGAATCTTGATCGCGAAGCAGCTATTGAGGTTGAGGCAAGTTTCTTTGTAGATCTTGCGAAGACCGAAATTTCAAGCGCACTAGTACAGCTGTTTCTTAACAGTCAGTCAGTTGAGAAGATCGCTAAGAGCTACAAGTCCTCATCGGCCCCTGTCGCTAAGGCAGCAGTCTTGGGTGCAGGCATTATGGGTGGTGGTATTGCCTATCAGTCTGCCGTTAAAGGCACGCCTGTCGTGATGAAAGATATTAATGATGCGGGTATCCAGCTCGGGCTTGACGAAGCAAAGAACTTGCTTGCCAAGCGTGTTAATCGTGGACGCATGAGCGCGGATAAGATGGGCGATGTTCTTAACAACATTCACCCTACGCTCAACTACGGCAATTTCGAAGAGATTGATATCGTTGTAGAAGCGGTTGTAGAAAACGAGAATGTTAAGAAGGCTGTACTTGCTGAATGCGAGCAGCATATCAATAAAGACGCAGTCTTGGCCTCGAACACCTCTACGATATCGATTACTCGTTTGGCTGAAGCCCTTGAGCGCCCAGAAAACTTCTGTGGTATGCATTTCTTCAACCCTGTTCATGCGATGCCTCTGGTTGAGGTCATTCGTGGTGAGAAAAGTTCTGAAGAAACAATTGCTCGTACTGTAGCTTATGCCGTGAAGATGGGTAAGACGCCGGTAGTAGTTAATGACTGTCCTGGTTTCTTTGTTAACCGTGTGCTCTTCCCTTATTTCGCCGGATTCAACTTGATGGTTGCTGAGGGTGCTGATTATCGTCAGGTTGATAAGGTTATGGAAAAGTTTGGTTGGCCAATGGGGCCAGCGTATCTGCTCGATGTTGTCGGTATTGATACGGCTGATCACGCAGGTAGTGTTATGGCTAATGCCTTCCCTGATCGCCTGCAGTTTGAGTCTGACAAGCAAAGCGCTGTCGATGTGATGTTTAAGGCGGGTCGATTTGGTCAGAAGAACGACAAGGGCTTCTACAAGTATGAGCTTGATCGTCGTGGCAAGTCTAAGAAAGTCGAGTGTGTTGACGCCATTGAGCTTGTTAAGTCTGTTGGTGGTTTCACTAAGGAATTCGAGGCGGATGAGGTTATCGCACGTGTCATGGTGCCGATGGTCAATGAAGTGATGCGTTGTATGGACGAGGGAATTGTCGCCACTGCTGCAGAGGCTGATATGGCGCTTATTATGGGTATTGGCTTCCCAATGTTCCGTGGTGGTGCTTTGAAATATGTTGATAGTATCGGTGCAAAGGCATTCTGTGAAATGGCCGATCGCTTTGCTCACCTGGGTGCGCTATACACACCGACTGATTCGCTGCGTCAAATGGCGGCTTCAGGTCAATCTTTTTACGGTGCGGGCGAGTAA
- a CDS encoding beta-N-acetylglucosaminidase domain-containing protein codes for MAFNDKITGVIEGFYGRPWSWQYRQRYARFLAHQGFNTYIYAPKSDPWLRKLWREPWPNSQLTALKSLRQAYRKQGVRFGLGFSPFELYCRFDQPSKDLLDDKLRQIDQLSPDVFCILFDDMRGDVPGLAARQREIIEYIAGRTTASKLIVCPTYYSDDVVLEKVFGAMPANYLEDFAVGLDRSIEVFWTGERVCSEEYSSQHLLDVERRLGRKPLIWDNYPVNDGRITSNFLHIDSPENRDCLEYTAGLLANPMNQAALSALPLSGLAKQLFGAGKVHTAESWQPSLALQKFLMDNIKVFQVEGLSSLDKRNKQLLLKTMMALDEPGVEEVKEWLNGQYVFDPACLTE; via the coding sequence ATGGCTTTTAACGACAAGATTACAGGTGTTATCGAGGGGTTCTACGGTCGGCCTTGGTCTTGGCAGTATCGCCAGCGCTATGCGCGTTTTTTGGCTCATCAGGGCTTTAATACCTATATATATGCACCGAAGTCCGACCCTTGGTTGCGCAAGCTCTGGCGTGAGCCGTGGCCAAACTCACAGCTCACAGCGCTTAAGAGTTTACGGCAAGCCTATCGTAAGCAAGGTGTACGCTTTGGTCTTGGCTTTTCTCCATTTGAGCTGTATTGCCGGTTTGATCAACCAAGCAAGGATTTGCTGGATGATAAGCTGCGGCAAATTGACCAGTTAAGTCCCGATGTTTTTTGTATTCTGTTTGATGATATGCGTGGAGATGTGCCGGGTCTGGCAGCCAGGCAGCGCGAAATTATAGAGTACATTGCCGGGCGCACTACTGCGTCAAAGCTGATTGTATGCCCGACGTACTATTCTGATGATGTTGTTTTAGAGAAGGTTTTTGGCGCGATGCCTGCTAATTATCTCGAAGACTTTGCTGTGGGGTTGGACCGTTCGATTGAGGTTTTTTGGACAGGTGAGAGGGTTTGCTCCGAAGAATATAGTTCTCAACACCTGCTTGATGTCGAACGGCGCCTGGGGCGTAAGCCGCTGATATGGGATAACTATCCCGTTAATGACGGTCGAATCACGAGTAACTTCCTACATATAGATTCCCCAGAAAATAGAGACTGCTTGGAGTATACGGCCGGCTTGTTGGCGAATCCGATGAATCAAGCCGCTCTTTCGGCGCTACCGTTGTCCGGTCTCGCTAAACAGCTTTTTGGTGCGGGCAAAGTTCATACTGCAGAGTCTTGGCAGCCCTCACTGGCTTTGCAAAAGTTTCTTATGGATAACATCAAGGTGTTTCAAGTTGAAGGCCTGAGCTCGTTAGATAAACGAAATAAGCAGCTACTATTAAAGACCATGATGGCGCTTGATGAACCCGGGGTGGAAGAGGTCAAAGAGTGGTTAAACGGTCAATATGTGTTCGATCCGGCGTGTTTAACTGAATAA
- the gcvT gene encoding glycine cleavage system aminomethyltransferase GcvT encodes MTNTLNKTALFDLHVEQGAKMVPFAGYSMPVQYPLGVLKEHLQTREKAGLFDVSHMGQVKLTGEAAAAALEKLVPVDIIGLKPGQQRYAFFTNEKGGILDDLMVCAIEGGLLVVVNAACKQQDIALIKGAMPESVEVEVLDRALLALQGPSAAKVLSALCADAADMVFMQGRYLDLLGESCFVTRSGYSGEDGYEISVSSAHADTLAKTLLAHEEVELIGLGARDSLRLEAGLCLYGHDLTTETTPVEGSLLWGISKNRRPGGEREGGFPGADVIFKQIADGVSKKRVGLLPQGRAPIREGVELYSAEDKKIGVVTSGGFGGTFGKAVAMGYVDIAHAALETEVFALLRGKKVPVTVSKMPFVPQRYYRG; translated from the coding sequence ATGACTAATACACTGAATAAAACGGCCTTGTTTGATTTGCATGTAGAGCAGGGGGCAAAGATGGTGCCGTTTGCGGGTTATAGCATGCCTGTACAATACCCATTAGGTGTTTTGAAAGAGCATTTACAGACGCGTGAAAAAGCAGGTCTTTTTGATGTTTCGCATATGGGGCAGGTTAAGTTAACCGGTGAAGCCGCTGCAGCAGCGCTCGAGAAACTTGTTCCAGTCGACATTATCGGCTTAAAGCCCGGCCAACAACGCTATGCTTTTTTCACTAATGAAAAGGGTGGCATTCTTGATGATTTAATGGTCTGTGCTATTGAGGGTGGTCTGTTAGTTGTCGTTAATGCTGCTTGTAAGCAGCAGGATATAGCGCTGATTAAAGGGGCGATGCCTGAGTCAGTCGAAGTAGAAGTTTTGGATAGAGCGTTGCTTGCGCTTCAGGGGCCGTCTGCGGCAAAGGTTTTGTCAGCGCTGTGTGCTGATGCTGCTGATATGGTCTTTATGCAGGGGCGTTATCTCGATTTGTTGGGTGAAAGCTGTTTCGTGACGAGGTCGGGTTATAGCGGCGAAGATGGCTATGAGATCTCTGTTTCCAGTGCCCATGCAGACACTCTTGCCAAGACGTTGTTGGCGCATGAGGAGGTTGAGTTAATTGGCTTAGGTGCGAGGGACTCGTTGCGTTTGGAGGCAGGCCTTTGCTTGTATGGGCATGATTTGACGACAGAAACGACACCCGTTGAGGGCTCCTTACTGTGGGGGATTTCCAAGAATCGCCGCCCTGGTGGTGAGCGAGAAGGTGGCTTTCCCGGTGCAGATGTTATTTTTAAGCAGATTGCTGATGGCGTTAGTAAAAAACGTGTTGGTTTATTACCCCAAGGGCGGGCCCCAATCCGGGAAGGTGTAGAGCTATACAGTGCTGAAGATAAGAAAATTGGCGTTGTTACATCGGGAGGGTTTGGCGGTACTTTTGGCAAGGCGGTGGCGATGGGCTATGTTGATATTGCTCATGCTGCATTGGAGACAGAGGTGTTTGCATTGCTGCGGGGTAAAAAGGTACCCGTTACTGTTAGTAAAATGCCGTTTGTACCACAGCGTTACTATCGTGGTTAG
- the hrpB gene encoding ATP-dependent helicase HrpB yields the protein MSLPISAVIPEILESLDRESRLVLVADPGAGKTTILPLELLKAPWCAQGKILVIQPRRLSAQSAAIRMADLLGEGVGRTVGYRTGLSTCCHDDSTIVVVTEGVYLRMLQADPSMDGWVAVLFDEFHERNLIADLALALTLDSLALFHEEGDGPRLIVMSATMKAEVVSDLLGGCPMIKSEGRNYPVEIEYHPVRSGMQQQNLLEHIGSVIRLALKSTKGNVLVFLPGLFEINKLQALLADISVDVLPLHGNLAANEQAKAIEKTAEQRVILSTNIAETGVTIDGVTAVVDSGLQRQSDYDQSSGITTLATQVISKASADQRSGRAGRTMAGISYRCWSKDKVMRSSEVPEILRSDLSPFLLELSVWGDACTSAYSWLDTPPAQHLLAAEEALNVIGALNKLSVTSLGEEMVGLGFEPRISAMLVYAKDKADDNALTTAIALAAILSEADLVLPRDGVVDTDLMRRVDIVKGSGEVAHRGRLHRVRQVIKRLSVRLGCRWREDGVDTGCISDLLLKAWPDRVARCRDQRGRYHLATGKGAELRRGGVACEWIVVPQLLSINGRNSIGLYWSLDHKFVLQQRHIKMTSNDSTSIDEATGALRGKRVVKLGEIVVKESSLGRLDEEVVAQYWCDYVLTKGLVITGLYESKEVSQLLARLKIYHQYSPESCPPFDERWLMQQLDLWFRPYVGSCLNLKRLQACNWGAALMTLLDWSLQSSLERLLPRRLSWPVGTSSEIDYTGEAGPVVRVRMQYVFGVADTPKVFDGRLTVAFDLLSPAMRSLQLTGDLAGFWQGSYADVRKEMRGRYPKHYWPENPLQAEPTTRVKSKR from the coding sequence ATGTCTCTTCCTATTTCGGCGGTCATTCCGGAAATTCTTGAGTCTCTTGACCGAGAAAGCCGCCTGGTGCTTGTAGCAGACCCAGGGGCGGGCAAGACCACCATTCTCCCTCTTGAGCTACTAAAGGCGCCTTGGTGCGCACAAGGGAAAATCTTGGTGATTCAGCCGAGGCGGCTTTCGGCGCAGTCGGCGGCGATTAGGATGGCTGATCTACTCGGCGAGGGTGTTGGCCGAACAGTGGGCTATAGGACGGGGTTGTCAACATGCTGTCATGATGACTCAACAATAGTTGTTGTGACAGAGGGTGTTTACTTAAGGATGTTGCAGGCAGACCCTTCTATGGATGGCTGGGTTGCGGTTTTATTTGATGAGTTTCATGAGCGGAATTTGATTGCTGATCTTGCGCTCGCTTTAACCCTTGATAGCTTGGCGTTGTTTCACGAGGAGGGTGACGGGCCTAGGCTAATAGTGATGTCAGCAACGATGAAGGCAGAGGTTGTGTCTGACTTGCTTGGTGGGTGCCCCATGATTAAGTCGGAGGGGCGTAACTACCCGGTAGAGATTGAATACCATCCTGTGAGATCTGGGATGCAGCAGCAGAATTTATTGGAACATATTGGGTCTGTTATTCGTCTCGCCTTAAAGTCGACTAAGGGTAATGTCCTTGTCTTTCTTCCAGGTTTATTTGAGATTAATAAGTTGCAGGCACTGCTGGCGGATATTTCTGTTGATGTATTGCCGCTGCATGGCAACCTTGCGGCCAATGAACAAGCGAAGGCTATTGAAAAGACAGCAGAGCAACGAGTTATATTGTCAACAAACATTGCTGAAACCGGGGTGACTATTGATGGTGTGACAGCTGTGGTTGATAGTGGTCTGCAACGGCAGTCAGATTATGATCAGTCGAGTGGTATCACAACGCTTGCGACGCAGGTGATATCAAAGGCTTCGGCAGATCAGCGTTCTGGAAGAGCGGGACGGACGATGGCGGGAATAAGTTATCGCTGCTGGTCGAAAGATAAGGTGATGCGATCGTCAGAGGTACCAGAGATTCTTCGAAGTGACTTGTCGCCATTCTTATTAGAACTGTCAGTGTGGGGCGACGCATGTACTTCTGCATATTCCTGGTTGGACACGCCCCCCGCGCAGCACTTGTTAGCCGCAGAAGAGGCATTGAACGTTATTGGTGCTCTCAATAAGCTTTCTGTCACGTCGCTTGGTGAGGAGATGGTTGGTTTAGGTTTTGAGCCTAGAATTTCTGCAATGTTGGTTTATGCAAAAGATAAGGCTGATGATAATGCGCTAACGACAGCGATAGCATTAGCGGCCATTCTTTCTGAAGCTGATCTTGTTCTGCCTAGAGATGGTGTCGTTGATACAGACCTTATGAGGCGAGTTGATATCGTTAAGGGATCTGGCGAGGTTGCGCACCGAGGGCGACTACATAGAGTGAGGCAGGTAATTAAGCGTTTATCAGTGCGCCTTGGTTGTCGGTGGCGAGAAGATGGTGTTGATACAGGTTGTATATCAGACCTGTTGCTTAAGGCATGGCCAGATAGAGTTGCTCGATGTCGTGATCAGCGAGGACGTTATCACTTGGCGACAGGGAAGGGGGCCGAATTGCGTCGAGGAGGGGTAGCTTGCGAGTGGATTGTCGTACCGCAGCTGTTATCGATTAATGGTCGAAATAGCATTGGCTTGTATTGGTCGCTTGATCATAAGTTTGTTCTGCAGCAGCGCCATATAAAAATGACAAGTAATGACAGTACGAGTATTGATGAGGCGACAGGCGCACTTCGAGGTAAAAGAGTTGTAAAGCTTGGTGAAATCGTCGTTAAAGAAAGCTCATTAGGAAGACTTGATGAAGAGGTAGTTGCTCAATATTGGTGTGACTATGTGCTGACGAAAGGACTTGTCATCACAGGTCTTTACGAGTCTAAAGAGGTTTCCCAGTTACTTGCTCGGCTAAAGATCTATCATCAGTACTCGCCTGAGAGTTGCCCGCCATTTGATGAGCGATGGTTGATGCAGCAGCTTGACCTGTGGTTTAGGCCTTATGTTGGTTCCTGCCTTAACTTAAAAAGGCTGCAAGCGTGTAATTGGGGGGCGGCGTTGATGACACTTTTAGATTGGTCGTTACAATCATCTCTCGAGCGTCTTCTGCCGCGTAGGCTTAGCTGGCCGGTGGGGACAAGTAGTGAAATTGATTACACGGGAGAGGCTGGGCCGGTTGTTAGGGTAAGGATGCAGTATGTGTTTGGTGTTGCGGATACTCCGAAGGTTTTTGATGGGCGCTTAACCGTGGCTTTTGATCTGTTGTCGCCGGCCATGCGTTCCTTACAGCTGACAGGAGATTTGGCGGGTTTCTGGCAAGGAAGCTATGCCGATGTGCGCAAGGAGATGAGAGGGCGCTACCCCAAGCACTATTGGCCTGAGAACCCTCTGCAGGCAGAGCCAACGACGCGAGTTAAAAGCAAAAGATAA
- a CDS encoding Stp1/IreP family PP2C-type Ser/Thr phosphatase: MHNIDRTHTAINGRTDIGLVRSENEDSISWYSDPNRPFSFIVIADGMGGYHGGATASAIATSTIDEELKTLVNTTFFHCSPDQQVLMLQAKLNQSIKLANQRILERKSINPDLTQMGTTIVCALVWQQNLIIAHIGDSRAYLWDKRGLARLTKDDSIVQQMIDEGRLTAEAARESKVRNQLTKALGVTLDVDPTLNCFSINHDSILMLCSDGLTEYVNDGYIERLLATYRPALECCYRFIDDANHAGGKDNISVAIAEINCTVQQQVKTALT; the protein is encoded by the coding sequence ATGCATAACATCGACCGTACACATACAGCCATCAATGGTCGCACTGATATTGGCCTAGTACGCAGCGAAAACGAAGACAGTATTAGCTGGTATAGCGATCCTAACCGCCCTTTCTCTTTTATAGTAATAGCCGACGGCATGGGCGGCTACCACGGCGGAGCAACTGCCAGCGCCATAGCTACCAGTACAATCGATGAAGAACTAAAAACACTCGTCAACACCACATTTTTCCATTGCAGCCCAGATCAGCAAGTACTTATGCTGCAGGCAAAACTCAATCAATCTATTAAGCTTGCAAACCAAAGAATACTCGAGCGCAAGAGTATTAACCCCGATCTCACCCAGATGGGCACTACCATCGTTTGCGCCCTAGTCTGGCAACAGAATTTGATCATCGCCCATATTGGTGACTCACGTGCATATCTCTGGGATAAGCGAGGTCTTGCCCGTCTCACCAAAGACGACTCAATTGTTCAGCAGATGATTGATGAGGGACGACTCACTGCAGAAGCCGCCAGAGAAAGCAAAGTACGAAACCAACTAACAAAAGCTCTTGGCGTCACTCTGGATGTCGACCCGACACTCAATTGCTTCTCAATAAACCATGACAGCATTCTAATGCTCTGCTCCGACGGGTTAACCGAATACGTAAATGACGGCTATATTGAAAGGCTGCTCGCCACCTATCGACCTGCGCTGGAATGCTGTTACAGGTTTATTGATGACGCCAATCATGCTGGCGGAAAAGATAACATTAGCGTTGCTATTGCAGAGATAAATTGCACCGTTCAACAACAAGTGAAAACGGCGCTAACTTGA
- a CDS encoding protein kinase domain-containing protein, which yields MSNNNTTCDDKTVFVGVSTTAKDCVDELEDKTVFVVEHQAQASEDKTVFMGGQKDSGSVAAETDTVATLNNRFELKELLGAGGMGAVYRAVDQRKVEANDRDHSVAIKVLNSDFQKHPHAFISLQREARKSQQLAHPSIVTVYDFDRDGDTVFMTMEYMEGEPLDELLQREMGHGLGLEAGCRILRSISNALIYAHNNHIIHADFKPGNIFVTSDGGSKVFDFGIARAVSSQGVLKGTGVTTLFDAATLGALTPAYASYEMLLGLEPSTDDDLYALACVAYELFAGVHPFGKLPANEAKEKNLKPERIKCLSRRQWRALSKALSFERGKRTATVEEFAHQFFSTGNSWIIGAVTVAVLAVSGGVYQSVTSVDTEVLRSDIEADMSHKFEQKLAHDKLKGLLNAKELTLVWDKEIESQLKRYAKAFPDDTAFPLSVRSDLMTLYLDAVAQRLNKGELQQAEEYIARSESWGATILAQEAREQLTAKRRIELQRMEAKKQAAQYQLAMAEEKKLKDEALLQREQQEQERIRLQRISRERLASALLTVDKSLNCQGLDINGRLAEAVGKLAALSKKSYEQHRNSYASSLLKCIRSKELESADVSNKWLVQSRQLFPDSVELAQAKIDSCLHLNPGSGGRSNRLVCRDSFQQGGESPVMVVVADGGKRFAIGKYEVSNAEYNHFCRQAGCPRRPDNNRPVTGVSLVEIKRYLAWLTSESGFKYSLPSYEHWLVAAKGRSKPADPDRNCFLKYAGIEKGFELIPISTGKRNGYGLVNAVGNAQELVLRGGKLWAAGGSRKDPMSECLVTTRRAHTGVADEVTGFRVARAVN from the coding sequence ATGTCGAATAACAATACGACTTGTGATGATAAAACAGTTTTTGTTGGTGTATCAACAACCGCGAAAGATTGCGTTGATGAGCTTGAAGATAAAACAGTATTTGTGGTCGAACATCAGGCCCAAGCCAGTGAAGATAAAACTGTTTTTATGGGAGGGCAGAAAGATAGTGGCTCAGTGGCGGCCGAAACAGATACTGTTGCAACGCTAAATAACCGATTTGAACTCAAAGAGTTGTTGGGGGCGGGAGGTATGGGGGCTGTTTATCGTGCGGTTGATCAACGTAAAGTTGAGGCCAACGATAGAGATCACAGTGTTGCTATTAAAGTATTGAATAGTGATTTTCAAAAACACCCTCACGCTTTTATTTCCCTTCAGCGTGAGGCACGTAAATCCCAGCAATTAGCTCACCCAAGCATTGTTACTGTTTATGATTTTGATAGAGACGGTGATACTGTTTTCATGACAATGGAGTATATGGAGGGTGAGCCTCTCGATGAGTTGTTACAGAGGGAAATGGGGCATGGTCTTGGCTTAGAGGCTGGCTGTAGAATACTTCGTTCAATATCTAATGCTCTTATTTACGCCCACAATAACCATATAATTCACGCGGACTTTAAGCCGGGAAATATATTCGTAACAAGCGACGGTGGGAGTAAGGTTTTTGATTTTGGTATTGCTCGCGCTGTTTCGAGCCAGGGAGTTTTAAAAGGGACTGGCGTTACGACTTTGTTTGATGCTGCAACGCTAGGGGCATTGACTCCTGCATATGCAAGTTATGAAATGTTGCTCGGGCTAGAGCCGTCAACAGATGATGACCTTTATGCGTTGGCTTGTGTGGCGTACGAGCTTTTCGCGGGGGTTCACCCCTTTGGTAAACTTCCCGCTAACGAGGCGAAGGAGAAAAACTTAAAGCCTGAGCGCATCAAGTGCTTGAGTCGTAGGCAATGGCGCGCACTCTCTAAAGCGTTGAGCTTTGAACGAGGAAAAAGAACGGCGACCGTTGAGGAGTTTGCGCATCAATTTTTCTCTACAGGAAACAGCTGGATAATAGGCGCCGTTACGGTTGCTGTTTTGGCGGTTTCTGGCGGCGTGTATCAGTCGGTGACAAGCGTGGATACAGAGGTTCTTCGTAGTGATATTGAGGCTGACATGAGTCATAAGTTCGAGCAAAAATTAGCTCACGATAAGCTAAAAGGGTTACTTAATGCCAAAGAATTAACTTTAGTATGGGATAAAGAAATCGAGTCCCAGTTAAAGCGATACGCTAAAGCGTTTCCTGATGATACGGCCTTCCCATTGTCAGTTAGGTCGGATTTAATGACGCTTTATTTGGATGCCGTTGCTCAGCGGTTAAATAAAGGCGAGCTGCAACAGGCGGAAGAGTATATTGCACGTTCTGAGTCTTGGGGGGCAACTATTCTTGCGCAAGAGGCGCGGGAGCAGTTAACTGCTAAGCGTAGAATTGAGCTACAGCGTATGGAGGCGAAGAAGCAAGCGGCGCAGTATCAGCTTGCTATGGCAGAGGAAAAAAAGTTGAAAGATGAGGCGCTGTTGCAGCGAGAGCAGCAAGAGCAAGAGCGTATTAGGCTGCAACGAATAAGCAGGGAGAGGCTGGCAAGTGCCTTGTTGACTGTCGATAAATCTTTAAATTGCCAAGGGCTAGATATAAATGGAAGGTTGGCAGAGGCTGTTGGCAAATTAGCAGCGCTTTCGAAGAAGAGTTATGAGCAGCACCGAAACAGTTATGCTTCCAGCTTGCTGAAATGCATACGGAGTAAGGAGCTTGAGTCAGCGGATGTGTCTAATAAGTGGCTAGTGCAATCGCGTCAGTTATTTCCTGATAGTGTTGAGTTGGCTCAAGCGAAAATTGATAGCTGCCTTCATCTTAATCCGGGGAGTGGTGGCAGGAGTAATAGATTGGTTTGCCGCGATAGCTTTCAACAAGGTGGAGAATCTCCGGTAATGGTCGTCGTGGCTGATGGTGGAAAACGCTTTGCAATAGGCAAATATGAAGTAAGCAATGCGGAGTATAATCATTTTTGTCGTCAGGCAGGTTGTCCGCGTCGCCCAGACAATAACCGGCCCGTTACTGGCGTGTCGTTAGTGGAAATTAAGCGGTACCTTGCGTGGCTAACTTCAGAGAGTGGTTTCAAATATTCACTGCCGAGTTATGAGCATTGGCTTGTAGCTGCAAAGGGGAGGTCGAAGCCGGCCGACCCTGATCGTAACTGTTTTCTAAAGTATGCGGGTATCGAGAAGGGCTTCGAACTAATTCCAATAAGCACGGGCAAGAGAAATGGTTATGGATTAGTTAATGCTGTAGGTAATGCGCAAGAGTTGGTGTTGAGGGGTGGGAAATTATGGGCGGCTGGAGGTAGCCGTAAAGATCCTATGAGTGAATGTTTGGTGACCACTAGGCGTGCACATACAGGTGTGGCGGATGAAGTAACTGGTTTTAGGGTAGCAAGGGCGGTTAACTGA